A genome region from Diabrotica undecimpunctata isolate CICGRU unplaced genomic scaffold, icDiaUnde3 ctg00002538.1, whole genome shotgun sequence includes the following:
- the LOC140432008 gene encoding uncharacterized protein translates to MATPHPLRYYSEGFLTFNEKGEVGKLCTESINKSLPLNQSITVLAAAATSLCKTLTYENMVSMKIEYDFEENVPYVRMRNPTASEISFVRTKCPSKQVLKVTCSDLRVSDSELVSFAV, encoded by the exons ATGGCAACTCCACACCCGTTACGATATTACTCAGAAGGATTTTTAACATTTAACGAAAAGGGCGAAGTTGGAAAATTATGCACTGAAAGTATTAATAAAAGTCTACCACTCAACCAGTCCATTACTGTTTTAGCAGCTGCTGCGACGTCTCTTTGTAAAACATTAACGTACGA aaatatggTTTCAATGAAGATAGAATACGATTTTGAAGAAAACGTACCCTATGTTAGAATGAGAAATCCTACAGCCTCTGAGATTAGTTTCGTAAGGACAAAATGTCCTTCAAAGCAAGTTCTTAAAGTTACATGTTCGGATCTAC GTGTAAGCGATTCAGAATTAGTTTCTTTTGCAGTTTGA